A DNA window from Corvus moneduloides isolate bCorMon1 chromosome 22, bCorMon1.pri, whole genome shotgun sequence contains the following coding sequences:
- the TP73 gene encoding tumor protein p73 isoform X2, translated as MEEGVIYPLSDSPALKMSQSSAADEGTTFEHLWSTLEPDSTYFDLPPANPTGSNEVSNRTEVTMDVFQMRGMTDSVMSQFNLLNNSMDQSIGSRAASTSPYSSEHTSNVPTHSPYSQPSSTFDAMSPAPVIPSNTDYPGPHHFEVTFQQSSTAKSATWTYSPLLKKLYCQIAKTCPIQIKVSTSPPPGTIIRAMPVYKKAEHVTEVVKRCPNHELGRDFNDGQSAPASHLIRVEGNNLSQYVDDPVTGRQSVMVPYEPPQVGTEFTTILYNFMCNSSCVGGMNRRPILIIITLETRDGQVLGRRSFEGRICACPGRDRKADEDHFREQQALNESAAKNGNANKRTFKQSPQGIPALGTGIKKRRHGEEEMYYVPVRGRENFEILMKIKESLELVDLVPQQLVDSYRQQQQQLLQRQSQLQTPSSYGPVLSPMNKVHGGGINKLPSVNQLVGQPAQHSSGSAPSLGPMGPGMLNSHPMQPNGEMNGGHSSQSMVSGSHCTPPPPYNPDPSLVRISEH; from the exons ATGGAAGAAGG AGTGATTTATCCCCTGTCGGACTCCCCCGCTCTGAAGATGTCCCAGTCGTCCGCAGCTGACGAAGGCACCACGTTCGAGCACCTCTGGAGCACGCT GGAGCCAGACAGCACCTACTTCGACCTCCCTCCAGCCAACCCCACCGGCAGCAACGAGGTCTCCAACCGCACAGAGGTCACGATGGACGTGTTCCAGATGAGAGGCATGACTGACTCGGTGATG tCCCAGTTCAATTTGCTGAACAACAGCATGGATCAGAGCATcggcagcagagcagcctccaCCAGCCCCTACAGCTCCGAGCACACCTCCAATGTCCCAACGCACTCGCCCTACTCGCAGCCCAGCTCTACCTTCGACGCCATGTCCCCGGCTCCCGTCATCCCCTCCAACACCGACTACCCTGGTCCCCACCACTTCGAGGTGACCTTCCAGCAGTCCAGCACCGCCAAGTCAGCCACCTGGACA TACTCCCCGCTGCTGAAGAAGCTCTACTGTCAGATCGCCAAGACATGCCCCATCCAGATCAAGGTGTCCACCTCGCCGCCCCCGGGCACCATCATCCGGGCCATGCCCGTCTACAAGAAGGCAGAGCACGTCACCGAGGTGGTGAAGCGCTGCCCCAACCATGAGCTCGGCCGCGACTTCAACGACG GCCAGTCAGCCCCTGCCAGCCACCTGATCCGGGTGGAAGGCAACAACCTGTCCCAGTACGTGGATGACCCGGTGACGGGACGGCAGAGCGTGATGGTGCCCTACGAGCCCCCGCAG GTGGGGACCGAGTTCACCACCATCCTGTACAACTTCATGTGCAACAGCAGCTGCGTGGGAGGGATGAACAGGAGGCCCATCCTCATCATCATCACCCTGGAGACGAGAGA cgGCCAGGTCCTGGGGAGGAGATCCTTCGAGGGGCGGATCTGTGCCTGTCCCGGCAGGGACCGGAAAGCCGACGAGGATCATTTCCGAGAGCAGCAAGCCCTGAACGAGAGCGCGGCCAAGAACGGCAACGCCAACAAGCGCA cgTTCAAGCAGAGCCCCCAGGGCATCCCAGCGCTGGGCACCGGCATTAAGAAACGGAGGCACGGGGAGGAGGAGATGTACTACGTGCCC GTGCGAGGCCGGGAGAACTTTGAGATCCTGATGAAGATAAAGGAGAGCCTGGAGCTGGTGGACCTGGTCCCGCAGCAGCTGGTGGATTCCTaccggcagcagcagcagcagctcctgcagaggcA GAGCCAGCTGCAGACACCTTCCTCCTACGGCCCTGTCCTTTCCCCCATGAATAAAGTCCACGGCGGAGGAATCAACAAGCTGCCCTCTGTGAACCAGCTGGTGGGGcagcctgcccagcacagctccgGCTCTGCACCCAGCCTGGGCCCCATGG GACCCGGAATGCTGAACAGCCACCCCATGCAGCCCAACGGAGAAATGAACGGGGGCCACTCGTCCCAGTCCATGGTGTCCGGGTCACACTGCACCCCCCCGCCACCCTACAACCCCGACCCCAGCCTCGTCAG GATCTCGGAGCACTGA
- the TP73 gene encoding tumor protein p73 isoform X3 gives MEEGVIYPLSDSPALKMSQSSAADEGTTFEHLWSTLEPDSTYFDLPPANPTGSNEVSNRTEVTMDVFQMRGMTDSVMSQFNLLNNSMDQSIGSRAASTSPYSSEHTSNVPTHSPYSQPSSTFDAMSPAPVIPSNTDYPGPHHFEVTFQQSSTAKSATWTYSPLLKKLYCQIAKTCPIQIKVSTSPPPGTIIRAMPVYKKAEHVTEVVKRCPNHELGRDFNDGQSAPASHLIRVEGNNLSQYVDDPVTGRQSVMVPYEPPQVGTEFTTILYNFMCNSSCVGGMNRRPILIIITLETRDGQVLGRRSFEGRICACPGRDRKADEDHFREQQALNESAAKNGNANKRTFKQSPQGIPALGTGIKKRRHGEEEMYYVPVRGRENFEILMKIKESLELVDLVPQQLVDSYRQQQQQLLQRQSQLQTPSSYGPVLSPMNKVHGGGINKLPSVNQLVGQPAQHSSGSAPSLGPMGPGMLNSHPMQPNGEMNGGHSSQSMVSGSHCTPPPPYNPDPSLVSFLTGLGCPNCIDYFTSQGLQNIYHLQNLSIEDLGALKIPEQYRMIIWRGLQELKQSHDYGAQQLIRSSSNASTISIGSSGELQRQRVMEAVHFRVRHTITIPNRGAADDWADFGFDLPDCKSRKQSIKEEFTEGEIN, from the exons ATGGAAGAAGG AGTGATTTATCCCCTGTCGGACTCCCCCGCTCTGAAGATGTCCCAGTCGTCCGCAGCTGACGAAGGCACCACGTTCGAGCACCTCTGGAGCACGCT GGAGCCAGACAGCACCTACTTCGACCTCCCTCCAGCCAACCCCACCGGCAGCAACGAGGTCTCCAACCGCACAGAGGTCACGATGGACGTGTTCCAGATGAGAGGCATGACTGACTCGGTGATG tCCCAGTTCAATTTGCTGAACAACAGCATGGATCAGAGCATcggcagcagagcagcctccaCCAGCCCCTACAGCTCCGAGCACACCTCCAATGTCCCAACGCACTCGCCCTACTCGCAGCCCAGCTCTACCTTCGACGCCATGTCCCCGGCTCCCGTCATCCCCTCCAACACCGACTACCCTGGTCCCCACCACTTCGAGGTGACCTTCCAGCAGTCCAGCACCGCCAAGTCAGCCACCTGGACA TACTCCCCGCTGCTGAAGAAGCTCTACTGTCAGATCGCCAAGACATGCCCCATCCAGATCAAGGTGTCCACCTCGCCGCCCCCGGGCACCATCATCCGGGCCATGCCCGTCTACAAGAAGGCAGAGCACGTCACCGAGGTGGTGAAGCGCTGCCCCAACCATGAGCTCGGCCGCGACTTCAACGACG GCCAGTCAGCCCCTGCCAGCCACCTGATCCGGGTGGAAGGCAACAACCTGTCCCAGTACGTGGATGACCCGGTGACGGGACGGCAGAGCGTGATGGTGCCCTACGAGCCCCCGCAG GTGGGGACCGAGTTCACCACCATCCTGTACAACTTCATGTGCAACAGCAGCTGCGTGGGAGGGATGAACAGGAGGCCCATCCTCATCATCATCACCCTGGAGACGAGAGA cgGCCAGGTCCTGGGGAGGAGATCCTTCGAGGGGCGGATCTGTGCCTGTCCCGGCAGGGACCGGAAAGCCGACGAGGATCATTTCCGAGAGCAGCAAGCCCTGAACGAGAGCGCGGCCAAGAACGGCAACGCCAACAAGCGCA cgTTCAAGCAGAGCCCCCAGGGCATCCCAGCGCTGGGCACCGGCATTAAGAAACGGAGGCACGGGGAGGAGGAGATGTACTACGTGCCC GTGCGAGGCCGGGAGAACTTTGAGATCCTGATGAAGATAAAGGAGAGCCTGGAGCTGGTGGACCTGGTCCCGCAGCAGCTGGTGGATTCCTaccggcagcagcagcagcagctcctgcagaggcA GAGCCAGCTGCAGACACCTTCCTCCTACGGCCCTGTCCTTTCCCCCATGAATAAAGTCCACGGCGGAGGAATCAACAAGCTGCCCTCTGTGAACCAGCTGGTGGGGcagcctgcccagcacagctccgGCTCTGCACCCAGCCTGGGCCCCATGG GACCCGGAATGCTGAACAGCCACCCCATGCAGCCCAACGGAGAAATGAACGGGGGCCACTCGTCCCAGTCCATGGTGTCCGGGTCACACTGCACCCCCCCGCCACCCTACAACCCCGACCCCAGCCTCGTCAG ttttttaACAGGATTGGGGTGTCCAAACTGCATCGACTATTTCACCTCACAAGGGTTACAGAATATTTACCACCTGCAGAACCTATCCATAGAG GATCTCGGAGCACTGAAGATCCCGGAGCAGTACCGGATGATCATCTGGCGGGGCCTGCAGGAGCTCAAACAGAGCCACGACTACGGGGCCCAGCAGCTGATCCGCTCCAGCAGCAACGCCTCCACCATCTCCATCGGCAGCTCGGGCGAGCTGCAGCGGCAGCGGGTGATGGAGGCCGTGCACTTCCGCGTGCGCCACACCATCACCATCCCCAACCGCGGCGCGGCCGACGACTGGGCCGACTTCGGCTTCGACCTCCCGGACTGCAAATCCCGCAAACAGTCCATAAAGGAGGAGTTCACGGAGGGAGAGATCAACTGA
- the TP73 gene encoding tumor protein p73 isoform X1 produces the protein MDQSIGSRAASTSPYSSEHTSNVPTHSPYSQPSSTFDAMSPAPVIPSNTDYPGPHHFEVTFQQSSTAKSATWTYSPLLKKLYCQIAKTCPIQIKVSTSPPPGTIIRAMPVYKKAEHVTEVVKRCPNHELGRDFNDGQSAPASHLIRVEGNNLSQYVDDPVTGRQSVMVPYEPPQVGTEFTTILYNFMCNSSCVGGMNRRPILIIITLETRDGQVLGRRSFEGRICACPGRDRKADEDHFREQQALNESAAKNGNANKRTFKQSPQGIPALGTGIKKRRHGEEEMYYVPVRGRENFEILMKIKESLELVDLVPQQLVDSYRQQQQQLLQRQSQLQTPSSYGPVLSPMNKVHGGGINKLPSVNQLVGQPAQHSSGSAPSLGPMGPGMLNSHPMQPNGEMNGGHSSQSMVSGSHCTPPPPYNPDPSLVSFLTGLGCPNCIDYFTSQGLQNIYHLQNLSIEDLGALKIPEQYRMIIWRGLQELKQSHDYGAQQLIRSSSNASTISIGSSGELQRQRVMEAVHFRVRHTITIPNRGAADDWADFGFDLPDCKSRKQSIKEEFTEGEIN, from the exons ATGGATCAGAGCATcggcagcagagcagcctccaCCAGCCCCTACAGCTCCGAGCACACCTCCAATGTCCCAACGCACTCGCCCTACTCGCAGCCCAGCTCTACCTTCGACGCCATGTCCCCGGCTCCCGTCATCCCCTCCAACACCGACTACCCTGGTCCCCACCACTTCGAGGTGACCTTCCAGCAGTCCAGCACCGCCAAGTCAGCCACCTGGACA TACTCCCCGCTGCTGAAGAAGCTCTACTGTCAGATCGCCAAGACATGCCCCATCCAGATCAAGGTGTCCACCTCGCCGCCCCCGGGCACCATCATCCGGGCCATGCCCGTCTACAAGAAGGCAGAGCACGTCACCGAGGTGGTGAAGCGCTGCCCCAACCATGAGCTCGGCCGCGACTTCAACGACG GCCAGTCAGCCCCTGCCAGCCACCTGATCCGGGTGGAAGGCAACAACCTGTCCCAGTACGTGGATGACCCGGTGACGGGACGGCAGAGCGTGATGGTGCCCTACGAGCCCCCGCAG GTGGGGACCGAGTTCACCACCATCCTGTACAACTTCATGTGCAACAGCAGCTGCGTGGGAGGGATGAACAGGAGGCCCATCCTCATCATCATCACCCTGGAGACGAGAGA cgGCCAGGTCCTGGGGAGGAGATCCTTCGAGGGGCGGATCTGTGCCTGTCCCGGCAGGGACCGGAAAGCCGACGAGGATCATTTCCGAGAGCAGCAAGCCCTGAACGAGAGCGCGGCCAAGAACGGCAACGCCAACAAGCGCA cgTTCAAGCAGAGCCCCCAGGGCATCCCAGCGCTGGGCACCGGCATTAAGAAACGGAGGCACGGGGAGGAGGAGATGTACTACGTGCCC GTGCGAGGCCGGGAGAACTTTGAGATCCTGATGAAGATAAAGGAGAGCCTGGAGCTGGTGGACCTGGTCCCGCAGCAGCTGGTGGATTCCTaccggcagcagcagcagcagctcctgcagaggcA GAGCCAGCTGCAGACACCTTCCTCCTACGGCCCTGTCCTTTCCCCCATGAATAAAGTCCACGGCGGAGGAATCAACAAGCTGCCCTCTGTGAACCAGCTGGTGGGGcagcctgcccagcacagctccgGCTCTGCACCCAGCCTGGGCCCCATGG GACCCGGAATGCTGAACAGCCACCCCATGCAGCCCAACGGAGAAATGAACGGGGGCCACTCGTCCCAGTCCATGGTGTCCGGGTCACACTGCACCCCCCCGCCACCCTACAACCCCGACCCCAGCCTCGTCAG ttttttaACAGGATTGGGGTGTCCAAACTGCATCGACTATTTCACCTCACAAGGGTTACAGAATATTTACCACCTGCAGAACCTATCCATAGAG GATCTCGGAGCACTGAAGATCCCGGAGCAGTACCGGATGATCATCTGGCGGGGCCTGCAGGAGCTCAAACAGAGCCACGACTACGGGGCCCAGCAGCTGATCCGCTCCAGCAGCAACGCCTCCACCATCTCCATCGGCAGCTCGGGCGAGCTGCAGCGGCAGCGGGTGATGGAGGCCGTGCACTTCCGCGTGCGCCACACCATCACCATCCCCAACCGCGGCGCGGCCGACGACTGGGCCGACTTCGGCTTCGACCTCCCGGACTGCAAATCCCGCAAACAGTCCATAAAGGAGGAGTTCACGGAGGGAGAGATCAACTGA